The Sander vitreus isolate 19-12246 chromosome 24, sanVit1, whole genome shotgun sequence genome segment TGTTGTCTAACAAGAAAAGTCAAATGGCTTTTACCTGCACAGCCTTTATGAAAGGTTATACAACCATTGTAAATAATCAATGGGAAGCCTTTTGgcaaatatatttttacaaTGTGTCAGCAACAAGCAGGGGACAGGAAATGTTTGCGACTGTCTTTGCAGCCACACATCACCAACAAGTCACTCTGAATGAAGAGGCTGACGCACATCTTAGTCATCGGCCATGTCGAGAAGGGATTTTAGTTTTATTACTCTGCCTAATtctcttgctttctttctgtGCCTCCATGCCAAAATCTCACTCAGTCCTACACCAGCACACTATCAACAcaccccttcctcctcctcctcctcctccctctcagtCCCAGTGCCAGCTGATGTATGCCACGGAAGCAGTGACATCAGTTGTTTACTGTCTTGTAATTCGCTGCTAGTTGCAGTGCAGCAGCACATCCAGCAGGGCTTATGTAACTCTACTGCCTGCTGCATGACAGGCTgtaacagcagagagagagtgtgtgtgtgtgtgtgtgtgtgtgtgtgtgtgtgtgtgtatgtacctcCTGTacatagacatacagtataagcaGCCAGTCAGCCAGCTTTCCTCTACACTGCACTGCATTTTGTGTGATTTGAAAACACAGTGTGCTCACCGCTGGTGCGCCTCTCTCACTACACATATCCCAGGATCCTCCactgcagcaacagcagcagcagacaggtAAACAACACTGGCTGGCCTGTGACTCAGGGCTCACAGCCATGCAGCTCCTCCTGCACAGACACAGCTCGCCCCCTGTTGGCAGCAGGAAACAATGATCAACACCACATTTGTGTTGTTGATTACATAAGTGAGGACTCAGggtctattttatttttcagatcTACTTTCCTATAAGCTAGTATAAAGATGATTAAGAAACATCTCCTTGCTAGTAATAGTGAtgtttgagtgtgtatgtgtgtgtgtgtgtgtgtgtgtgtgtgtgtgtgtgtgtgtgtgtgtgtgtgtttcttaaggccttttgtttaaaaaaataaataaaaaatcgaaTGTACAAGCTGTTAATTTCCTATCTTTAGTGTGTTGTATCCATTTTAGCATTCAAATAAATTACCAGTGacactctttattgatccctgtaGGGAAATCTCCTTTGGTACTTTCGATTGGGAACATGACATTACTGGCATGattttacattactttacaaGTGGCAACGTGTACCTGGCATTACGCGAGCTGCCACCTAATGACCTAACTGTCAAAACAAGTTTATAATGTAAACAAAGCTTGAGTTTAAAAGTTGTGTAGCTGTTGTCCAAACATGAGCAGGCAAAAAATACGTTTGGGTAGCCATAAATGAATGCGTCAATGACATGTCAGCAAGTCATAATATACAGAAcaagcttgttttgtccacactAAACGGCTGGTTAGTGCCCAGCAATGAGGTTTTGTTGGACAGGGACCAAAAACCAGGACTATTTACCTGTATTATACATTCATGCTTTTAACTCCCTAAGcagagataataataataataaaaagaaaagtttgtcTGTTACAATAAGATGATCCCAGGCCCATCTGGCTTAACATCATAATCACCATCGCTGATTATTGTCAGGGCAATGTTACTGCATTAATGACAGGAGGTTTTATTTCTACTGCTACCAGAGGACTATGATCCAAATATGACCGAAATAATCATTGTAGTGAAGAAAAAAACGCCTTCTTGTGGTCAACAAATATGcattcctattttttttttttttttttaactaccaGGTTACAACTGGCTCACTACTCACTGGCTCCAGACCCATGATGGTAAACAATCTCAGTGGCTGCACCTCCTCAGCACTGCAGCATCTCACTGTGCCCTCTGCTGGTGAATGCAAGAGCAACAATAGTATGTCTAGAAGAGGGAATGTACAAATTCTTTCAAGATTATGTTTTAATCTGACAGTAGATCACAAAAAGTTCACTCATTGCTACATTGAtataacataaacaaacattacaAATACAGCGCAATGGGTATAAAACAACATACATACTTACAGAGAAGAAAGTTcaactaaataataataataataataatactacgaTAAATAATAAGACAATTCAGATTAAATATACAAAAAGTGATGCCTTTAAAGTGTGAAATGTGAGCACGAGACTACATTTTAATTGATGAATTTAAGTTtcaaaacacaaatcaacactgTAGGGCAACAATAGTTCCGGTCTTGTTTCCAGGGGAACGTTTTCCTTGCAGGTCCCTACTTTGAGTACAAGGAAGTGTTCAACATGTAGCTCAGTGAGCAGTCCGACATTCACTACCTCTTCTTTGGTGAATCCCAAGAGCAGGTAACATTAAAATCGTTAGTTATTAGTAAGTTATTTTCCTTATATGTATCGTTACTGTTCATCAAATTAAGCTGGAGAACACTTGCTATTTAGgcggtctgtttttttttttttttttaatactttaagtactaATCTGTATTAAGCTGTATTAAGTATTAAGCtgccattaaaaacacaaaattacTCTTCAAAATGTCCTTATCTGCCGGCAAATGCACGTAACGTATTTCGACAGACACGCCCGTACAACACAGACGTCATATGACAAcagatacttttattttgaaaatgaactaaCCGGAGTTGGCAGTAGCTTTCAGTTTAACAGCAGCAAATGGtcatgtaaatacatttaaacgTACGATTAGTAGCGAATAACCAGTACGAGATACTTTACCTATATAAATGTTAGTAGTAGTGTTGAATGTAATACTTTCCACCATGTTTAGTTAAAGTTGggctttagtttagtttaaggCTGTCTGCTGcttgtcaaaataaaatagctCTTGTTGGTTCGAGACATGTCAGAACATGTTGAAGTTTGACCTCTGTGAACcaataattagaaaaaaaagtagtaagtgaaatagtaaaaaaaatattaaaacattttaattgaattggTTAATGTGCACTTTAAAACACGTATAATTTACCATGGTTGGTAGAGTTGCTTCTAAATCATTGATTTCAGATTTGTATTGTACATTCTTGTTCATTCTTTAGTATAGAGGATGCAGCTAAGGCCTAAGTAGGCTAACTATTGAGATCATATGTCATATATAGGGCACATTCAGGCTCTCTATACTTCTTCACCCCTGCCTGATTCTCAATTTTATGTAAAGTATTATAATGCACCAAACTGATTTAGGATGGGCCACATGTTTGACAAAACAGAACTGTGATTTTCTTACATATTTCAGTGGTTCTCATAAATTCTTTTTATCCTTCACATTTAGACCATGATAGCACACTAAAATGTTCATTTGAAAACACAAccaataatactaataataagaGTTGATATAATGTAAAGatgcaactaaccattattttcattatcaattaagatgctgattattttcttgattaggAGATTAATAATTTGGTCTCtataatgtcagaaaatagtgaaaaatgcccatcaaaGATGAATCTCTTGTCAGAGTTGTTGCTCATTGTTTTTCAGTCGATCGAATAATTCATTCAGTTAttgtaaataattatttacaCTACacgtctttttttctgtctttgacaTACATGTGTTTCAGATTCCACCATGGAGGGAACTTCCAAAAGCGATGCTGCAGGTCAGCCCTCTGTTGCTGCTCAGGTTCCTTTCCTTCATCTCTGTACCACGTTAGAGAAAATCCAGAAGTCTAAACTCCGTCCAGATAAATCCAAGATCCTCAAGGATTTCATTGAGTCGTGGAGGAAGTTCCATTCTGCCCTCCACAAAGACAACCCTAAAACAACAGACTCTTTCTACCCAGCCATGCGCCTCATAGTCCCCTCCTTCGAACGAGAGCGTATGGCGTATGGCATCAAAGAAAGCATGTTAGCTAAACTCTATATTGACGTATTAGGCCTCCCAAAGAATGGCCCTGAGGCCAATAAACTGTTGAACTACCGTGCTCCCACTACATCCCAGGGAGAAGCTGGAGACTTTGCCGGCATGGCGTACTTTGTGCTGAAGAAACGGTGCACCAGCGAAGGAAACCTCAGCATCAAAGAAGTCAATGACTTTCTGGACTCGGTGGCTATCAACaatgctggcaagcagaaggaTCTTGTGAAAAAGAGTCTGCTGCATTTCATCACCCAGAGCTCGGCTCTCGAGCAAAAGTGGCTCATCAGAATGATTCTGAAGGACATGAAGCTTGGGATCAGCAAAGAAACTGTTCTCCAAGTCTTCCACCCAGACGCTCCTGAGCTTTATAATGTCAACACAGACTTAAACAAGGTCTGCCAGCAGCTCCACAACCCCTCCATGTCTCTAAGCGAAGTTTCAATCGGACTCTTCTCTGCTTTTAAGCCGATGTTGGCGGCTATGGCAAACATCCGCAGTGTGGAGAAACAGATGGGAAGCAGCCCTTTTTACATTCAGACCAAGCTGGATGGAGAGCGTATACAACTGCACAAAGACGGGGATGTGTACAAGTACTTCACCCGAAATGCTTTTGAATACACCCAGCAGTTTGGAGGATCCCCACTGGAGGGCTCACTGACACCTCACATCCACAACAATTTTAAAAGCCACATTGTGAACTGTATCCTCGATGGTGAGATGATGGCGTACAGCGCAACCACAGACACCTTCATGCAGAAAGGGAGCAAATTCGACATCAAGAGACTCATGGACGACTCCGAGTTACAGACGTGCTTCTGCGTGTTTGACGTGTTGTTAGTCAATGACCAGAAGCTTGGCAAGGAAACGCTGAAGAAGCGCTACGAGACCCTTCAGACAGTTTTCAGTCCAGTCAAGGGAAGGATACACCTGGTGCCAAAGACGGATGCCAGAACCATGCAGGAGGTGGTGAATGCTCTGAATGACGCCATTGACAGCCGAGAAGAGGGAATCATGGTGAAGGACCCTCTGTCCATCTACAAACCCGACAAACGGGGGGAGGGATGGCTGAAAATAAAGCCAGAATAtgtggatggattgatggatgagCTCGACGTGCTGATTGTTGGTGGCTACTGGGGCAAAGGGAGACGGGGTGGTATGATGTCCCACTTCTTATGCGCCGTTGCCGAAGCTCCAAAGCCTGGCGAGAAACCCTCGGTTTTCCACACACTCTGCCGCATCGGCTCTGGCTACACCATGAAGGAGTTGTATGACCTCGGTTTAAAGCTCGCCAAGCACTGGAAAGTCTATCGTAAAAATGACCCACCAGCATCCATCTTGTGCGGAACAGAGAAACCCGAAGTTTACATCGAACCCTGCAACTCGGTCATCCTCCAGGTCAGGGCGGCTGAAATAGTCGGAAGCGACATGTATAAAACCAACTGCACCCTGCGCTTCCCCAGGATCGAGAAGATCCGCGAGGACAAGGAGTGGCACCAGTGCATGACCCTGGCAGAGCTGGATCAGTTCCGCGGCAAGGCGTCCGGGAAACTCGCCTCGCGGCACCTTCACATCGACGGTGACGAAccggaaaagaagaagaagcgcACTCAGCCAGCCAAACCCAAGAAGGTGATCGGGATTATCGACCACTTTAAGCCCCAGGACCTATCCGGGGTTACCAAGGAGACGGATATGTTCGAGGATGTGGAGTTTTGTATTCTGAACGGCACAGAGGATCACCCCAAGGCTGAGCTGGAAAAGGGCGTGGCCAGGTAACATGAAAAAGTTTGAGTTAAAGTCATTGTCATTTGGCTCAGTAACGTTACACCGATATCTATCtaaagttagctaacattagccaccatacgctactggtcataccaagTAATTTTTGGCGctccccaaagaggttttagccagccccaaagcaaaatcaccagcaccaaaatgataagaaatgagaaaaaaaatagcagttCACACAGCCTCTCTGAgtgtttaagagcaatttatTAAACAACCATTAAAGGAaaacgccgacttattgggactttagcttattcaccgtatcccgcagagttagataagtccatacatacccttctcatctccgtgcgtgtcgtaactctgtctgacgcacctacagctagcctagcttagcacagatcctggaggtaaccggctccatctagcctactgctcccaataagtgacaaaataacgccaacatgttcctatttacatgttgtgatttgtatagtcacagcgtgtacaaataacaaggtcacatgagacacagacatcttctaacAGTATACATACTCGGAactacagtatctcacaaaagtgagtacacccctcgcattttagtaaatatttgtatcttttaatgggacaacactgaagaaattacactttgctacaatgtaaagtgttaagtgtacagcttgtataactggcatggggtactttccataagatcatctcaatgcaaatcaaaccagctattaggctaaccgacataaaaccatagcaatctctaggtatggtgaagggtgatgatgtgatgatggggggctattttaattccaaaggccaagggaactttttCAGGATGCATAGtgtcctggatccatgaaataactggcctttaaaaataaaactctgcctgcctctatgggaatttaacataggggtgtactcacttttgttgccagcggtttagacattaatggctgtgtgttgagttattttgaggggacagcacatttacactgttctACAAGCTGTAcccttaatactttacattgtagcaaagtgtaatttcttcagttttgtcccattaaaagatataatgaaatatttactaaaatgtgaggggtgtactcacttttgtgagatactgtatattctcagaaaggcgcagcacctgagaagccccatggtgaggagcagagagttctccgttaaacaagcagaacataaacttgaatatgagCGCTAATCTCTGTTTTATCTCCAGAGCCGGCCTGTACCAGACTCTCCCGGTGATTTATTGaaatactatgattttttttaaccagttttgttaattggggtttatttactcaagcataatatacattttgtttatcaATTTGTCAGAAATAACGCCAAAAtacatagatttctgtcaaataaggtaacacagactcattaCTCATTGGCTGTACACTGATTGATCATGCTTACTGCCGTGCCCCAACAATGGTGCATTCTATTTCTCCTGACTTAAACTTTTTAGTCATAAGAGGACGGTTGTGTGATTACTTCTTTCAAAAGTCACACAGTCAGACTTTAAAGTGTCCTTAATAAACAAATAACTGATTACTGGTGTCGTCTTCCCATTAGTTGTGGAGGTGTCGTGGTTCAAAACGCAGGGCGGGACACCTACTGCGTGATTGCCGGCGTGGAGAACATGCGCGTGAAGAACCTAGTTTTGTCCGACCAGCATGACGTGGTGTGGGCCACCTGGCTGATGGAGTGCCTCGGCCGGAAGGAAGTGGTCCCGTGGCAACCGCGCCACATGATCCACATGTCGCCCTCGACCAGGGAGCACTTTGCCAAGGAGTACGACAGCTACGGGGACAGCTACTTTGTGGACACAGACGAGCAGCAGCTGCGGGAGGTGTTTGGCCGGATCAGCGACGCGCAGGCGTCTGCGGCGGCGAACGTCAGCCAGGTGGAGCAGCGTTGTGGCTGGGAGGATCTTCCCACCAGCATGTTCAGACCCTTCGAGGTTTACATGGACAGCTACGCCGACATAGGAGACCCTAAAACCGCCATACCTGCCACCTGCTTGGACATCAGGGCGCTGGAGTTTTGCTACCACGGAGGGAGTGTGGTGCGGAAGTTAGAGGAAGGAGTCACTCATGTCATTATCACAGAGGAAACAAGACTTGTGGATTTAAGGACTCTGAGGCGCTGCTTTAGGAGGAAGTTTAAGATTGTAAGAGAATCATGGGTGACGGATTCAATCACAGCAGGGCATCTGATGAATGACACTGACTACCTAGTTTAAAGACTCTTCTGGTGACATTCACAGGATTTAAGTTGGCACTGGAGAGAACTCCTTGTATAGTTgaagggctgcacgatatgaggaaaatatgcgataaccatattacttgcgataaataacaGTAAAACGTACTCAGTTCTACCTTTCTGATGCTTTTAGTatactgctaaaatacaacaaacttgTTTGttgattaaaggtgctgtaggtaggattgtgaagatccaggactttttgaaaacatttgaacatcaac includes the following:
- the lig4 gene encoding DNA ligase 4; this translates as MEGTSKSDAAGQPSVAAQVPFLHLCTTLEKIQKSKLRPDKSKILKDFIESWRKFHSALHKDNPKTTDSFYPAMRLIVPSFERERMAYGIKESMLAKLYIDVLGLPKNGPEANKLLNYRAPTTSQGEAGDFAGMAYFVLKKRCTSEGNLSIKEVNDFLDSVAINNAGKQKDLVKKSLLHFITQSSALEQKWLIRMILKDMKLGISKETVLQVFHPDAPELYNVNTDLNKVCQQLHNPSMSLSEVSIGLFSAFKPMLAAMANIRSVEKQMGSSPFYIQTKLDGERIQLHKDGDVYKYFTRNAFEYTQQFGGSPLEGSLTPHIHNNFKSHIVNCILDGEMMAYSATTDTFMQKGSKFDIKRLMDDSELQTCFCVFDVLLVNDQKLGKETLKKRYETLQTVFSPVKGRIHLVPKTDARTMQEVVNALNDAIDSREEGIMVKDPLSIYKPDKRGEGWLKIKPEYVDGLMDELDVLIVGGYWGKGRRGGMMSHFLCAVAEAPKPGEKPSVFHTLCRIGSGYTMKELYDLGLKLAKHWKVYRKNDPPASILCGTEKPEVYIEPCNSVILQVRAAEIVGSDMYKTNCTLRFPRIEKIREDKEWHQCMTLAELDQFRGKASGKLASRHLHIDGDEPEKKKKRTQPAKPKKVIGIIDHFKPQDLSGVTKETDMFEDVEFCILNGTEDHPKAELEKGVASCGGVVVQNAGRDTYCVIAGVENMRVKNLVLSDQHDVVWATWLMECLGRKEVVPWQPRHMIHMSPSTREHFAKEYDSYGDSYFVDTDEQQLREVFGRISDAQASAAANVSQVEQRCGWEDLPTSMFRPFEVYMDSYADIGDPKTAIPATCLDIRALEFCYHGGSVVRKLEEGVTHVIITEETRLVDLRTLRRCFRRKFKIVRESWVTDSITAGHLMNDTDYLV